The following proteins come from a genomic window of Corynebacterium hansenii:
- a CDS encoding phage antirepressor KilAC domain-containing protein: MKSTIQPFDFRGHEVRVIQGDDGEPRWVAADVAKVLGFSEASAMTRHLDADEKGLSNWQTPGGEQQMITIAESGLYSAILRSRRPEAKDFKRWVTREVLPQIRKTGSYSAPLSDDEIVHRALQLTYRKVQELEAKVAEDAPKVAYHDEFVADEDLIQFRTLANQLEVGEKHLRQVLMARGWIYRRDYQRWSNKKNGLVTEYQWRAVADKKRYFRLIPAHDAPRLAGEVRQTLKITPAGAVAIERAMRRWAAEDVAA; encoded by the coding sequence ATGAAATCTACCATCCAGCCCTTCGACTTCCGAGGGCACGAGGTCCGCGTCATCCAGGGCGACGACGGCGAGCCCCGATGGGTCGCCGCCGACGTCGCCAAGGTCCTCGGATTCTCCGAAGCGTCCGCGATGACCCGCCACCTCGACGCCGACGAAAAGGGTCTGTCGAATTGGCAGACCCCCGGCGGCGAGCAGCAGATGATCACCATCGCCGAATCCGGCCTGTACTCCGCGATCCTCCGCTCCCGCCGCCCGGAAGCAAAGGACTTCAAGCGCTGGGTCACCCGAGAGGTCCTCCCCCAGATCCGCAAGACCGGCTCCTACTCGGCACCGCTGTCGGACGATGAAATCGTCCACCGGGCGCTGCAGCTGACGTACCGCAAGGTCCAGGAGCTCGAAGCGAAGGTCGCCGAGGACGCCCCGAAGGTCGCTTACCACGACGAGTTCGTCGCCGACGAGGACCTGATCCAATTCCGCACCCTGGCGAACCAGCTGGAGGTGGGGGAGAAGCACCTCCGGCAGGTGCTGATGGCCCGCGGCTGGATCTACCGCCGCGACTACCAGCGCTGGTCGAACAAAAAGAACGGCCTGGTCACCGAGTACCAGTGGCGCGCCGTCGCCGACAAGAAGCGCTACTTCCGCCTGATCCCGGCGCACGACGCGCCGCGGCTGGCCGGTGAAGTGCGGCAGACGCTGAAGATCACCCCGGCCGGTGCGGTGGCGATCGAGCGGGCGATGCGCCGCTGGGCCGCCGAGGACGTGGCCGCATGA